ttctttttgagtAGCCGACAACATTATTTTCTGTTCTGAACACAATGCTATCGGCTACATACGTTTCGTTTGCCCTACCGTTTGTCACAGGGTTTTGTAAATAGCAAAAATTATGGTCGGTTCACATAAGACTTACAAAAAGGTCAAATAATGTATAATTTCAACTCACATAAATTATAACTTTAAACAATTTACAAACCTGCAATAAAAATCcataatcttttgaaaaactactaattttaaaaatatcaaatgcGATAGGACACCCACGATTTCGAATATAAAATGAAGGCAAAGCAAAAAATACCagatcattttatttttaaaaatattgaaacaatttctcaATGCTTATAATTGAAGAAAACTGATCACAAATGATGTGACAATTGATCACTGAAGCGTAAGAATATTTGGTAGacggaaaaaagtgattttgtgattttctatTATTCTTTGTTCAGAAAAGAAATTACGCAGTGggaaaaagttctgaaaaaaaagagacagCAGTTCCGTGGTGGGAAAAGAATTATTATCAAAacatgacaaaaaattttgccggtGGCCAACAGAAATTATCAGAGATTTCTGGTAAAAAAGAATTAGTGaacaaaattagaaacaaaatGGAACGTTATCAAATTGTTTTGTTCTCAACGAATAAGTCATTTCAGCTGTAGTTAAATAATagtcattattttttgtattcattttCCGGTTAAAATCCTTTTAAGAATGTTTCTTTATTTTGCAGGAAACAATTTTCTGCAAGTTagaaatttgttgatttgagttttagtttgaaaaacagATTGGCATAAGAAAAAAGggcatatttgaaaaaaacattttctctttAGACTACAAAGAGTTCAACcaactttaaaataacttgaccaaattgcaacaatttattttttttgttagcttatattcaataaattcaatCAAACTAAATATAAGTTGTTTCCGCCATACTCTTCGACTGAATCATAACTACGTTTAAGTTCCGCTTGATTCTTAAAATATGAAGAATGTAATTTCGATAGTTTTCATAAATTGTAATTGTTGCAATTGTTGAGAAGAACCCATGAAGACTCATAATCAGAAAACTAAAGTTGTTAGCCACtaaaattgaacaatattAGATTATTTAATGTGTTTAGTAACTCACTCTGACTGTAATAATCTGTGAcaattgataaaacaaaataactgACTGGAAACGCCATAATAACAATTGGAATTATTACTTGAATacaaactgataagaaatattttcttttcagtttcttGGTTCTTTCGGAAACAGCCAGAGACGTTGTAGATTTGCataaataaaatgaagaatgtaaaataaaaaatatagtttgagaaaaaataaaaattaatagtgCAAAAAGTACGGCTCCAATGGTTTTTGCTTCCGTTGTTACAATAATAATAGGCAGTTCAAAGTACTCTAATGTTGGACACGGAATTATTTTTAGCATTTCCAATTTAGCCGAATCTTGATTAGGAGTTCTAAGAAGAGATATCGATGAAGCCACCCATGGAAATATCACATTAAGTCCCAAGAACacttttcttccattttcagatgtaaTTTTGAACGAAGAAGTTATTGTTtgattttgccggttttcaaacataaaaacaATGGAAGATCCTActtctaaaataaattaaaaatatattggtGTTTAATGTATTGACTACCTCCAAGACAGGCAACTGCTacataagtttgaaaaaacgcATTCACTCCAAAGATCTTTGTCAGGATTCCGAGTGGAGACCCAgcaataattggaaaaaatacataGGGAATCGTCAGCGTTCCAAGCATGAAATCTCCAAAAAGTCccctaaaaatgaaatagtcTTTAAAAAAGGCGCTTAAAATCTTTCAAATAGAAAGTACTCATTGTACTCAAAGTTAGGGCTCACTCGAAATTAGtgctcaaaaaaatatttaattaatacttacttacttaggaTACTTACAGTTATAAACAAATGTTGTTCATAACTTACCAAATATGACAATTCAACATGACcggtttcatatttttcattctaaTAGGAGTTTTGTAATAGATCAACCAAATACCAAGAATGTTAATAGGAAAAGCAACAATGGATATAACATGAGAATgaacacacaaaaaatgttcagtttcaaaatatgtcTCTTCGACACAAGAATTCGAATTCATGAGTTTTCGagaggaaatgaaaaaagaaatgctcAATCTTTTAACGGATAGATTTGATTTGCGCCAGCTGAACAAAATATTGAtacaaattatttcatttcaaagaacgttttcagaaaattataaaaatcgaaaatgacTATTTGTATTCTTTCTTCAAAACAAATATGTAAAAGAAGTTGTAGATACTCTCTGAAGTGTGCCGAATTTCACCTG
This is a stretch of genomic DNA from Caenorhabditis elegans chromosome V. It encodes these proteins:
- the srh-47 gene encoding Serpentine Receptor, class H (Partially confirmed by transcript evidence); translated protein: MNSNSCVEETYFETEHFLCVHSHVISIVAFPINILGIWLIYYKTPIRMKNMKPVMLNCHIWGLFGDFMLGTLTIPYVFFPIIAGSPLGILTKIFGVNAFFQTYVAVACLGEVGSSIVFMFENRQNQTITSSFKITSENGRKVFLGLNVIFPWVASSISLLRTPNQDSAKLEMLKIIPCPTLEYFELPIIIVTTEAKTIGAVLFALLIFIFSQTIFFILHSSFYLCKSTTSLAVSERTKKLKRKYFLSVCIQVIIPIVIMAFPVSYFVLSIVTDYYSQMANNFSFLIMSLHGFFSTIATITIYENYRNYILHILRIKRNLNVVMIQSKSMAETTYI